One genomic region from Cydia splendana unplaced genomic scaffold, ilCydSple1.2 scaffold_97_ctg1, whole genome shotgun sequence encodes:
- the LOC134805981 gene encoding uncharacterized protein LOC134805981 gives MSNSNANSIIDGPSTSKCTGQIVSSRPTKNYHQSPLNSDESDVDLSDSDPTYTIDKPIRSEHVRISESSPSSSSSAPSRSSSRASRDNGESVPEVTRRSRKRTRNPSKWKQNVAKRLRNSGKSYVSSITKKEVPARSIKGVCECKLKCSENINDTHRQTLFDRYWSIGNVDLQRSYIRSCMMEIKPKYKYTNAEKPRLPNNAFYFTVNNNRIRVCKTFYINTLGISDRQIRTVKQKTDPHGFVSTDNRGKHTSRKPTDPLLIEQIKQHIESIPRIESHFLRDSTSREYFTDSSEPVSASSENGGTSREFISGEKTITELWRDFVKFQTEKGEPTCEYWLYYDIFNKEFNIGFFQPKKDRCNLCMKYELGTPQYKLSIQKKFEDHMNEKEWCRQEKRLDRQNINETNLCAVYDLQAVLQCPTGDTSAFFYNSKLNCLNFTIVQMLKKADPTRDTNDRTAEQVIGAYDNVHSYFWDELQGKRGANEIGSCIFDYLKRLNDQNPNKQLNVIFYSDNCCGQNKNKYIASLYSYAVTCFENIHTITHKYLIKGHTQNEGDNVHSLIEKEIKRNKKSGPIYTPYQYVTLIKNSRKTGKPFHVMELTFDFFIDFQNLQENWGYNYNEDEHKNILAWNAIKVLKFCKAEQFVIYYKTSYSQNEFTKINIRNKRKKMPGPGEIALKKAFSQKQELGEHKKKDLRDLINHNLIPSYYADFYSSIL, from the coding sequence ATGAGTAATTCCAACGCAAATTCCATCATAGATGGGCCTTCAACATCTAAATGCACAGGACAAATTGTAAGCAGTAGACCTACAAAGAATTATCATCAATCACCTCTAAATTCCGATGAAAGCGATGTTGACTTAAGTGACTCAGACCCGACTTACACTATCGATAAGCCTATTCGTAGCGAACATGTACGTATATCTGAATCTAGCCCCAGTTCTAGTTCATCGGCTCCTTCCAGATCATCTTCCAGGGCATCCAGAGATAACGGTGAGTCTGTTCCAGAAGTAACCAGAAGATCCAGAAAACGTACCAGAAATCCATCAAAATGGAAACAAAATGTCGCAAAAAGATTGAGAAATTCAGGAAAATCTTACGTCTCGTCTATAACTAAAAAAGAAGTTCCTGCTCGTTCCATCAAAGGTGTTTGTGAGTGCAAACTCAAATGTTCCGAGAATATAAATGACACCCATAGACAGACCTTATTTGACAGATATTGGTCTATAGGTAATGTTGATTTACAAAGGTCTTACATAAGATCATGTATGATGGAGATTAAGCCAAAGTACAAATATACTAATGCTGAAAAGCCTAGATTACCGAATAATGCATTTTACTTTACAGTAAACAATAATAGAATCCGTGTTTGTAAGACCTTTTATATTAACACGCTCGGAATATCTGATCGTCAAATCAGAACAGTGAAACAAAAAACTGACCCACATGGTTTCGTCAGTACGGACAACAGGGGCAAGCATACGTCAAGAAAACCTACGGATCCTCTTCTCATTGAGCAAATAAAACAACACATTGAGTCTATTCCCAGAATAGAATCTCATTTTTTGAGAGATTCAACATCCAGAGAGTATTTCACAGATTCTAGTGAGCCTGTCTCTGCTTCCAGTGAGAATGGTGGTACTTCCAGAGAATTTATAAGTGGTGAGAAAACTATAACGGAACTTTGGAGAGATTTTGTTAAATTTCAGACTGAGAAAGGTGAACCTACTTGTGAGTATTGGTTGTATTatgacatatttaataaagaaTTTAACATCGGATTTTTCCAACCAAAAAAAGACAGATGCaacctttgtatgaaatatgAACTGGGAACCCCCCAATATAAATTAAGTatccaaaaaaaatttgaagATCATATGAATGAAAAAGAATGGTGCCGACAAGAAAAGCGCCTAGATCGTCAAAACATAAACGAAACAAATTTATGTGCAGTCTATGATTTGCAGGCTGTCCTGCAATGCCCTACTGGTGATACGTCTGCTTTCTTTTACAATTCTAAATTAAATTGCCTTAATTTTACTATAGTGCAAATGTTAAAAAAAGCAGACCCAACACGAGATACGAATGACAGAACCGCTGAACAGGTAATTGGGGCATACGATAATGTGCATTCATATTTCTGGGATGAATTACAGGGTAAAAGGGGGGCCAATGAGATTGGATCATGTATTTTTGATTACCTCAAACGTTTAAATGACCAAAATCCAAACAAACAACTCAATGTGATATTTTACTCAGATAATTGTTGCggccaaaataaaaataagtacatcGCGTCGTTGTATTCTTATGCAGTAACTTGTTTTGAGAACATTCACACAATTAcacataaatacttaataaaaggGCACACACAAAACGAAGGGGACAATGTCCACAGTCTAAttgaaaaggaaataaaaagaaataaaaaatcggGACCCATATACACGCCATACCAATATGTTACTTTAATAAAAAACTCTCGTAAAACTGGTAAACCTTTTCATGTGATGGAGTTGACTTTTGATTTCTTCATTgattttcaaaatttgcaagaAAACTGGGGTTATAATTACAACGAAGATGAACATAAAAACATTTTGGCGTGGAACGCTATCAAGGTTCTGAAATTTTGTAAGGCTGAACAGTTTGTGATTTATTATAAGACATCGTACAGCCAAAACGAATTTACTAAGATCAATATCAGAAATAAGCGAAAGAAAATGCCAGGCCCTGGAGAAATAGCCCTCAAAAAAGCTTTTTCTCAAAAACAGGAATTAGGTGAACATAAGAAGAAAGACTTACGCGATCTCATTAATCATAACTTGATACCTAGTTATTATGCAGATTTTTATAGTTCTATTCTCTAA